The DNA segment GGACGCTCGTCGAGCCTGCCGAGACCCCCCCCGAGACCGCATCCGAAAAGGAATCTGCCCGTGGCCACCAACGAGATACCCCCCAAGCAGGATCTCGCCGCGTTGGATGTCGTCGGCATCGGCAATGCCATAGTGGACGTTCTGGCCGAGGTGGACGACGACTTCATCGACGAGCACGCCCTGGCCAAGGGCGCCATGACGCTCATCGATGCCGACCGGGCAGTGCAGCTCTACGCGGCCATGCCGCCGGGGCTCGAGGAGTCCGGGGGATCGGCGGCCAACACCATGGTGGGCGTAGCGTCCTTCGGGGGCCGGGCTGCCTACATCGGCCTGGTGGCCGACGACTTCCTGGGTGAGGTGTTCCGACGCGATATGCGCCACGTAGGTGTCGACTTCGACGTGCCCGGGGTGGCCGGCAACGAACCAACCGCTCGCTGCCTCATTCAGGTCACCCCCGACGCGCAACGCACCTTGAACACCCACCTCGGCATTTCGTCACACCTTTCGACCGCCGAGATCGACGGCGACCTGGTGGCCTCCGCGTCGCACCTGTACTGCGAGGGCTACCTGTGGGACACCGAGGAGGCCAAGGGGGCCATCCGCTACGCCATGGATCTGGCCCATGACGCAGGACGGACGGTCTCGCTCACCCTGTCCGACGGGTTCTGCGTGGATCGCCATCGTGAAGAGTGGCTTGAGCTGCTCACCGACCGGGTCGACGTGGTCTTCGGCAACGCGTCGGAGCTTTGTTCGCTATTCGAGGTCGATGATGTGGAACAGGCCACCGATGCGGTGGCCGCCGAGGTGGATCTCGCATTCGTGACGCTCGGCAAGCAGGGGTCGATGGTGGTGGCCGGGTCAGATCGGATCCGGATCGAGGCCGACGAACTCGAGGCTGTGGTCGACACCACAGGCGCCGGCGACCTCTACGCGGCGGGGGTCCTGTTCGGCCTCAGCAGGGGCGCCGACCTGCCCGACGCCGCCCGTCTGGGAAGTATCGCGGCGGCTGAGGTGATCAGCCACTTGGGGGCCCGCCCGGGCAGGGCGTTGTCGGCCGTGGCAAGGTCGATCCTGGGCTGAGCTGCTGACCATGCTCATGAAGCGTGCCGGATGGCCGGGGGATCGGAACCGGGGTCTACCGTCGGGACCATGAGCGACGGATACACGTGTTTCGAGACAACGTTGGATGGTGGCGTGGCCACCGTGACCCTCAGCCGGGGTGATCAGCTGAACACCATGGTCCCGGCCTTCTGGGATGAGCTCCCGGCGCTGGTCCGGGAGTTGGACGCCACCGGTGAGGCCCGGGTGGTGGTGCTGGCCTCCACCGGCCGTCACTTCTGTGCCGGAATGGACCTAGCGGTGTTCGGCGACGGAGACCGGCCGAACCCGGGAGCCCCCCAGGGCCAGGTTCGGGCCAACATGCGAGCCAAC comes from the Acidimicrobiales bacterium genome and includes:
- a CDS encoding adenosine kinase; the encoded protein is MATNEIPPKQDLAALDVVGIGNAIVDVLAEVDDDFIDEHALAKGAMTLIDADRAVQLYAAMPPGLEESGGSAANTMVGVASFGGRAAYIGLVADDFLGEVFRRDMRHVGVDFDVPGVAGNEPTARCLIQVTPDAQRTLNTHLGISSHLSTAEIDGDLVASASHLYCEGYLWDTEEAKGAIRYAMDLAHDAGRTVSLTLSDGFCVDRHREEWLELLTDRVDVVFGNASELCSLFEVDDVEQATDAVAAEVDLAFVTLGKQGSMVVAGSDRIRIEADELEAVVDTTGAGDLYAAGVLFGLSRGADLPDAARLGSIAAAEVISHLGARPGRALSAVARSILG